One part of the Chryseobacterium mulctrae genome encodes these proteins:
- a CDS encoding GNAT family N-acetyltransferase, with protein MEIEISSSMHLMYVSEIQQEMYDSAQRRGTGIAKRSIEYLSKKISEGNAVVATENGEWVGFCYIETWSHGQFVANSGLIVSPKFRHGGIATLIKDRVFALSREKFPNAKIFGLTTGLAVMKINSDLGYKPVIYSELTQDEEFWNGCKNCVNYEILMKKERKNCLCTAMLFVPDNNKVNEVVNDQPENQYQNEQESNLSV; from the coding sequence ATGGAAATAGAAATTTCCTCGTCCATGCATCTAATGTATGTGAGTGAAATACAGCAGGAAATGTATGATTCTGCACAGCGAAGAGGGACGGGTATTGCAAAACGTTCTATAGAATATTTAAGTAAAAAGATTTCAGAAGGCAATGCTGTTGTAGCCACTGAAAATGGAGAGTGGGTGGGTTTCTGTTATATTGAAACCTGGTCGCATGGTCAGTTTGTGGCTAACTCTGGATTAATTGTTTCTCCAAAATTCAGGCATGGAGGTATTGCAACCTTGATCAAAGATAGAGTGTTTGCTTTGTCAAGAGAGAAATTTCCGAATGCGAAAATATTTGGCTTGACAACAGGTCTTGCTGTGATGAAAATTAACAGTGATTTAGGGTACAAACCTGTAATTTATTCTGAATTGACACAAGATGAGGAATTTTGGAACGGTTGCAAGAACTGTGTGAATTATGAAATTTTAATGAAAAAGGAACGTAAGAACTGTCTTTGTACAGCAATGCTTTTCGTTCCCGATAATAATAAAGTAAATGAGGTTGTAAATGATCAACCCGAAAATCAATATCAAAATGAGCAAGAAAGTAATCTTAGCGTTTAG
- a CDS encoding IS1/IS1595 family N-terminal zinc-binding domain-containing protein: MENNCPKCKSTNIVKSGIINEKQRFHCKDCNYYFTVKKLGKQIDDYYVTKALQLYLEGLSFREIERIIGVSHVTISSWIKKYNITRPPHSGFHPVYKILKQNELIEYIAKEENIKDSGLIITQFADKYMLIKWERFKK, from the coding sequence ATGGAAAATAACTGTCCGAAATGCAAGAGTACAAATATTGTAAAAAGCGGAATTATCAATGAGAAACAAAGGTTTCATTGTAAGGACTGCAACTATTATTTTACGGTAAAAAAACTTGGTAAACAGATTGATGATTATTACGTAACAAAAGCTTTGCAACTATATCTTGAAGGATTGAGCTTCCGTGAAATAGAGCGAATTATTGGCGTTTCTCATGTAACAATCAGTTCATGGATCAAGAAATACAATATCACAAGACCTCCTCATTCAGGCTTTCATCCTGTTTATAAAATTTTAAAACAAAATGAGCTGATTGAATATATTGCCAAAGAAGAAAACATTAAAGATTCCGGTTTAATTATTACCCAATTTGCAGATAAATATATGTTGATCAAATGGGAGCGTTTTAAGAAATAA
- a CDS encoding porin, protein MKKILSFIGLALISCSVYGQGSPDYGNGLKINLNLEGDKYVRFILWDQFWIRNTEMNPGSMVGGEPTDNTWNLGNRRARILAYAQVTKRYMILLHFGMNNQTFINGGATGTTGTGGYGNGKKTQLFFHDAWNEYAVIMPGEAGKFSLTLGGGLHYYMGLSRMTMASTLNFLTVDSPIFSWPLIDNSDQFARQMGVFAKGKYGKFEYRMSLNKPFATDLTPSNTLIPGNEVAVDNNGNPNWSKAGYFEYQFLDTESNLLPFKVGSYLGTKKVFNVGAGFYHQAEGTRTSVNSNIEKHDITLLSADAFADIPLGEAKNKMAVSAYAGYFNYNFGPNYVRNLGTMNIAANDPNFVGQRALAGPGNLQPMIGTGNVVYAQAGLLLPNQAEKPKVRIQPFAAYTYKDFEAFDKPSSQFDVGANWFLDGHHAKITTQYSTRPVYTSPTESPKSKGEFIVQLQIYL, encoded by the coding sequence ATGAAGAAAATATTAAGTTTTATTGGATTAGCTTTAATTAGCTGTTCTGTATACGGTCAAGGCTCTCCTGATTATGGAAATGGTTTAAAAATAAATTTAAATCTTGAAGGAGATAAATATGTTAGATTTATTTTATGGGATCAGTTCTGGATCAGGAACACAGAAATGAATCCCGGAAGTATGGTTGGAGGTGAACCTACCGACAATACCTGGAATTTAGGAAACCGAAGAGCCCGTATTTTGGCTTACGCACAAGTAACCAAGCGTTATATGATCTTATTGCATTTCGGAATGAATAATCAAACTTTCATTAACGGTGGCGCAACCGGAACAACCGGAACAGGAGGTTATGGAAACGGCAAAAAAACACAACTTTTCTTTCATGATGCCTGGAATGAATATGCCGTAATTATGCCGGGTGAAGCAGGGAAATTCAGCTTAACTTTAGGAGGCGGACTTCATTATTACATGGGACTTTCCCGTATGACAATGGCTTCAACATTAAACTTTCTTACGGTAGATTCTCCTATTTTCAGCTGGCCTTTAATTGATAATTCCGACCAGTTTGCAAGACAAATGGGAGTTTTCGCAAAAGGTAAATATGGAAAGTTTGAATACCGAATGAGTTTAAACAAGCCATTCGCAACAGATTTAACTCCTTCAAATACTTTAATTCCAGGAAATGAAGTTGCAGTTGACAACAACGGAAACCCCAATTGGTCTAAAGCGGGTTATTTTGAATACCAATTTTTAGATACAGAATCTAATCTTCTTCCTTTCAAAGTAGGTTCTTACTTAGGGACAAAAAAAGTTTTCAACGTTGGTGCTGGTTTTTATCATCAAGCCGAGGGAACAAGAACTTCAGTCAACTCAAATATTGAAAAACACGACATCACGCTACTTTCGGCAGATGCTTTTGCCGACATTCCTTTAGGTGAAGCAAAAAATAAAATGGCAGTTTCGGCTTATGCAGGATATTTCAACTATAATTTCGGACCCAATTACGTTAGAAATTTAGGAACCATGAATATTGCAGCGAACGACCCGAATTTTGTCGGACAAAGAGCTTTGGCAGGTCCTGGAAATTTACAGCCGATGATCGGTACAGGAAATGTAGTTTATGCTCAAGCGGGTTTGTTACTTCCCAATCAGGCAGAAAAACCGAAAGTCAGAATTCAGCCTTTTGCAGCCTATACTTACAAAGATTTTGAAGCATTCGACAAACCATCTTCACAGTTTGATGTGGGAGCCAACTGGTTTTTAGACGGTCATCATGCGAAAATTACCACACAATACTCTACAAGACCGGTTTACACAAGCCCAACTGAGAGTCCGAAATCCAAAGGAGAATTTATTGTACAACTTCAGATCTATCTATAA
- a CDS encoding MFS transporter, with protein sequence MSEQHHDAYENMTDKQKNRTIWSVITASSLGTLIEWYDFYIFGSLAVVLATKFFPADNPTAAFLSTLATFAAGFVVRPFGALFFGRLGDIIGRKYTFLVTLLIMGFSTFLIGCIPGYETIGYLAPVLVLILRLLQGLALGGEYGGAATYVAEYSQPHRRGYWTSWIQTTATAGLFISLIVILITKNTLSAEDFDSWGWRVPFWISILMVGVSYFIRKNMKESPLFAKAKSEGKTSKNPLKESFGNKFNFKFVLLALFGAAMGQGVIWYTGQFYAMSFLQKVMNINSMQVDYLMATALLMGTPFFVFFGWLSDKIGRKAIMMTGMLVAILAYRPIYDAMYKSVNIEAKTVASDGIKETRVAAIHKEIATDSLVTFHKETTFTDGTLIKKDSIIHWSATGPVMKDGKAEEPKVSTAITLNDDTRWYLVFLVFIQVIFVTMVYGPIAAFLVEMFPVRIRYTSMSLPYHIGNGVFGGLLPAVATYLVTSGKDAGHPTWYLEGLWYPIGVAAVCLVIGLIYLKNKNNNIHD encoded by the coding sequence ATGAGCGAACAACACCACGATGCTTACGAAAATATGACAGATAAGCAGAAAAACCGCACCATCTGGAGTGTCATCACTGCATCATCTCTCGGAACCTTGATAGAATGGTATGATTTCTATATTTTCGGAAGTTTAGCCGTCGTTTTAGCGACAAAATTTTTCCCCGCAGACAATCCTACCGCAGCATTTTTATCTACACTGGCAACTTTTGCAGCAGGATTTGTAGTAAGACCTTTCGGAGCTTTATTCTTCGGAAGATTGGGAGATATTATCGGAAGGAAATATACTTTTCTCGTGACTTTATTAATCATGGGATTCTCCACCTTTCTGATTGGATGTATTCCTGGATATGAAACTATAGGATATTTGGCGCCAGTTTTAGTTTTAATTTTAAGACTTTTACAAGGTTTAGCTTTGGGAGGTGAATACGGTGGAGCAGCAACTTATGTTGCGGAATATTCACAGCCACACCGAAGAGGTTACTGGACTTCATGGATTCAAACTACCGCAACTGCAGGGCTTTTCATTTCTTTAATTGTTATTTTAATTACAAAAAATACACTTTCTGCTGAAGATTTTGATTCCTGGGGATGGAGAGTTCCATTTTGGATCTCAATTTTAATGGTGGGAGTTTCTTATTTCATCAGAAAAAACATGAAGGAGTCTCCGCTTTTTGCAAAGGCTAAAAGTGAAGGAAAAACTTCTAAAAATCCTTTAAAAGAAAGTTTCGGTAATAAATTCAACTTCAAGTTTGTCTTATTGGCATTATTCGGAGCAGCGATGGGACAAGGTGTAATTTGGTATACAGGACAATTTTACGCCATGAGTTTCCTCCAAAAAGTAATGAATATCAACTCAATGCAGGTAGACTATTTAATGGCAACAGCTTTATTGATGGGAACTCCTTTCTTCGTATTCTTCGGCTGGCTTTCAGATAAAATTGGAAGAAAAGCAATTATGATGACCGGAATGTTGGTTGCTATTTTAGCCTACAGACCGATTTATGATGCTATGTACAAAAGTGTAAACATTGAAGCAAAAACGGTGGCGAGTGACGGCATTAAAGAAACCAGAGTTGCAGCAATTCATAAAGAAATCGCAACAGACAGCTTAGTTACTTTCCATAAAGAAACTACTTTCACCGACGGAACTTTAATTAAAAAAGACAGTATCATTCACTGGTCTGCAACAGGTCCGGTAATGAAAGACGGAAAAGCTGAAGAGCCGAAAGTTTCCACAGCTATTACTTTGAACGACGACACAAGATGGTATTTGGTATTCCTTGTATTTATTCAGGTGATTTTCGTAACGATGGTTTACGGCCCGATTGCAGCATTCTTAGTTGAAATGTTCCCTGTGAGGATCCGTTACACCTCGATGTCTTTACCGTATCATATTGGTAATGGGGTTTTTGGAGGACTACTTCCTGCAGTTGCCACTTATCTCGTAACTTCCGGAAAAGATGCAGGACATCCAACCTGGTATCTTGAAGGACTTTGGTATCCGATTGGAGTTGCCGCAGTCTGTTTGGTCATCGGATTGATCTACCTTAAAAATAAGAACAACAATATCCACGATTAA
- a CDS encoding DUF6814 family protein: protein MNGLKKILGIVWILAALVVAYFGITVMGVPKLTSGKQEDLVFGIIILFVLVPIVTGGMAIFGYYSLTGEYSDDKV, encoded by the coding sequence ATGAACGGATTAAAAAAAATATTAGGCATTGTCTGGATTTTAGCCGCCTTAGTTGTTGCCTACTTCGGAATAACAGTGATGGGCGTACCTAAACTCACTTCAGGAAAACAGGAGGACCTTGTATTCGGAATCATTATACTTTTTGTATTGGTACCGATCGTAACAGGCGGAATGGCAATCTTCGGATATTATTCTTTAACAGGAGAATACTCTGACGATAAAGTTTAA
- a CDS encoding ATP-binding protein yields MSSFALFIVVLIYLALLFLVAHLAEKKKSKLWINNPYIYALSLAVYCTAWTYYGSIGVAATSGLNYLPIYIGPIMVIPAWIYINTRIVRISRVNKISSLADFISLRYGNSRSFSAIITLVCLFAIIPYIGLQIKAISETFHLVTETSVSKNIFTDSGTFVVVLIAVFSSYYGTKYVDASEKRLGIISAIALESFLKLFFIIILGLFVIYYAFDGFSDLYQKASKFSDFKAKNTFNGIEGAMNWMVLCLISGTAICILPRQFHTAIVENRQEKHIKTAIWFFPLYLLMFTIFIFPIAWGGRVIFQGQNVNPEFYSILIPQHFDNTLITVLVFLGGLSSCISMIIISAITLSIMLSNNLIIPYGLLGKFKAENETQNTRNITNVRKFSIFGLIIVAFAFYKYFILKTSLDSVGLISFVIIAQLAPAFFGAIFWRRGSYKGAIIGLFAGLIICYFGLIVPQYYFSYNSEIKGALRDMYDVFNFFSIPYLGRIPEIFFWSILVNTGLFTILSVSMKGNYRERNFAELYVDIDKYIQNHENAFIWRGTAYVSDIKNILERFLGKKKTEQAMRIFNIKYNIDSQTETADSRFIKFSENLLAGRIGTASAKILIEGVTKEDKISLKEVLNILEESKENITLNKKLTEKSEELKQLSNDLSAANENLIVKDRQKDDFLDSVAHELRTPITAIRSAGEILADDDDIPLDIKREFLNNIITESDRLSEIINDILYLDKLQHGEIALNIQENNIIETYKKALNPILHLIQQKFIHVSEVDLLHNYLFEFDEARMIQLFQNILGNALKFTEEQGTIQTKFSEKENLLIIKIFNTGKNIPEEDLEVIFDKFYQSKNQNIIKPTGSGLGLAISKRIVEAHNGTIKAENSGLGVTFTVTLTRKI; encoded by the coding sequence ATGAGTAGTTTCGCATTATTTATCGTTGTTTTAATTTACCTCGCACTTTTGTTCTTAGTTGCTCATTTGGCAGAGAAGAAGAAGAGCAAGCTTTGGATTAACAACCCTTACATCTATGCATTGTCTCTTGCGGTGTACTGCACTGCATGGACGTATTATGGAAGTATCGGCGTAGCAGCGACAAGCGGTCTCAATTATTTACCCATTTACATCGGTCCCATCATGGTCATTCCGGCTTGGATTTACATTAATACAAGAATTGTAAGAATCTCAAGAGTTAATAAAATAAGTAGTCTTGCAGATTTCATTTCTTTGCGATACGGAAACAGCAGAAGCTTCAGCGCAATCATTACTTTGGTTTGCCTTTTTGCGATCATTCCTTACATCGGATTACAGATAAAAGCAATATCTGAAACATTTCACTTAGTGACAGAGACCAGTGTTTCTAAAAATATTTTTACCGACAGCGGAACTTTTGTAGTTGTTTTAATCGCTGTATTTTCATCTTATTACGGAACGAAATATGTAGACGCTTCCGAAAAACGTTTAGGAATTATCTCCGCAATCGCATTAGAAAGCTTTCTTAAATTATTTTTCATTATTATTTTAGGATTATTTGTCATTTACTATGCTTTTGACGGGTTTTCAGATTTATATCAAAAGGCGAGTAAATTTTCAGATTTTAAAGCAAAAAATACATTTAACGGAATTGAAGGCGCCATGAACTGGATGGTTCTCTGCTTAATTTCCGGAACAGCAATTTGTATTTTACCTAGACAGTTTCACACCGCAATTGTCGAAAACAGACAGGAAAAACATATTAAAACCGCAATTTGGTTTTTTCCGTTATATCTTTTAATGTTTACCATTTTCATCTTTCCGATCGCATGGGGTGGAAGAGTGATCTTTCAAGGTCAAAACGTAAATCCGGAGTTCTACTCCATTCTCATTCCCCAACATTTTGATAATACTTTGATTACAGTTTTGGTATTTTTAGGAGGTTTGAGTTCGTGCATTTCAATGATTATTATTTCAGCAATCACTTTGTCGATCATGCTTTCCAACAACCTGATCATTCCTTACGGTTTATTAGGAAAATTTAAAGCTGAAAATGAAACTCAAAATACCAGAAACATTACCAACGTACGTAAATTTTCAATTTTCGGATTGATTATCGTAGCGTTTGCTTTTTATAAATATTTCATTTTAAAAACTTCATTAGATTCAGTTGGGTTAATTTCGTTTGTCATTATTGCGCAATTGGCTCCTGCATTTTTCGGCGCTATATTTTGGCGAAGAGGAAGCTACAAAGGTGCAATCATCGGGCTTTTTGCAGGACTAATTATTTGCTACTTCGGATTGATTGTACCCCAATATTATTTTTCATACAACTCAGAAATTAAAGGAGCTTTACGCGATATGTATGACGTTTTCAACTTCTTCAGTATTCCGTATTTAGGAAGAATTCCTGAAATTTTCTTTTGGTCTATCTTAGTGAATACAGGTTTGTTTACCATTCTTTCTGTAAGCATGAAAGGAAATTACCGTGAGCGAAATTTTGCCGAATTATATGTTGACATCGATAAGTATATTCAAAATCATGAGAATGCATTTATCTGGAGAGGAACCGCTTATGTTTCTGACATCAAAAATATTTTGGAGCGTTTTTTAGGTAAAAAGAAAACCGAACAGGCAATGCGGATTTTCAACATCAAGTACAATATCGATTCGCAAACCGAAACTGCAGATTCAAGATTTATAAAATTCTCTGAAAACCTTTTAGCAGGAAGGATTGGGACAGCTTCTGCCAAAATTCTAATTGAAGGAGTAACCAAAGAAGACAAAATATCTTTGAAAGAAGTTTTAAATATTTTAGAAGAATCCAAAGAAAACATAACGTTAAACAAGAAACTTACAGAAAAATCTGAAGAACTGAAACAACTTTCAAACGACCTGAGCGCAGCCAATGAAAATCTAATTGTAAAAGACCGCCAGAAAGATGATTTCCTTGATTCTGTCGCACACGAATTAAGAACTCCGATTACAGCCATCCGTTCAGCCGGAGAAATTTTAGCAGATGATGACGATATTCCTTTAGATATTAAAAGGGAATTTTTAAACAATATCATCACAGAATCTGACCGTTTAAGTGAGATCATCAACGATATTCTTTATTTGGATAAACTTCAGCATGGAGAAATTGCTTTAAATATTCAGGAAAACAACATTATTGAAACTTACAAAAAAGCTTTAAACCCTATTTTACATTTAATTCAACAGAAATTCATTCATGTAAGCGAAGTCGATCTACTTCATAATTATCTGTTTGAATTTGATGAAGCGAGAATGATTCAACTTTTTCAAAATATACTTGGAAATGCTTTGAAATTCACTGAAGAACAAGGTACAATTCAGACTAAATTTTCAGAAAAAGAGAATCTTTTAATTATAAAAATATTCAACACCGGAAAAAACATTCCGGAAGAAGATCTGGAAGTTATTTTTGATAAATTTTACCAGTCTAAAAATCAAAACATTATAAAGCCAACAGGAAGCGGTCTCGGTCTTGCCATTTCAAAAAGAATTGTAGAAGCCCACAACGGAACTATAAAAGCAGAAAACAGTGGATTAGGGGTGACTTTTACCGTTACCTTAACCCGAAAAATATAA
- a CDS encoding response regulator transcription factor, with the protein MKKILIADDEHKILMSLEYSFRKIGYEVYIARDGAEVLEFLKTLVPDVILLDIMMPKLDGYSTLEEIKKNEALNNTKVLFLSAKNNPKDIEKGLGKGADAYVTKPYSIKKLIQQIEELLG; encoded by the coding sequence ATGAAAAAAATATTAATCGCAGATGACGAACATAAAATATTAATGTCTCTAGAATACAGTTTCCGGAAAATAGGGTACGAAGTATACATTGCAAGAGACGGAGCTGAGGTTTTAGAATTTCTAAAAACTCTTGTTCCGGACGTCATTTTATTAGATATCATGATGCCGAAACTTGACGGTTACAGCACTTTGGAAGAAATTAAAAAAAATGAAGCTTTAAACAATACAAAAGTTCTTTTCTTAAGCGCTAAGAATAATCCGAAAGACATAGAAAAAGGCTTGGGAAAGGGAGCTGATGCATATGTGACAAAACCTTATTCGATTAAAAAATTAATTCAGCAGATTGAGGAACTTTTAGGATAA
- a CDS encoding AMP-binding protein: MNTDNLFKQSIENKEQFWKEQAQEISWFEFPETIISKDKNNYTQWFKDGKLNMSYLCIDKHIEDGFGEEIAIIYDSPVTNQKKKYTFNQAKEEISKLAGGLVSLGLKKGDTAVIYMPMIPQTLFAMLACARIGVIHNVVFGGFAPHELVVRIDDCKPKALITATAGVEIAKRIPYLPLVEKAIELAQDKVDNIIVFNRKLTDNKDEMFEGIIDYEELVSTSEPADCVSVESNHPLYLLYTSGTTGKPKGITRDTGGYATALKFSMKYIYGIEQGETFWAASDFGWAVGHSYTVYAPLINRNTTIIFEGKPIMTPDAGTFWRIISEHKVSAMFTAPTAIRAIKKEDPNGELIKKYDLSHFKKQFLAGERCDVATLDWFAEHIGVPAIDHWWQTESGSPMLGLMTFNDDYKIKRAAAGNPIPGYDIKIFDENGYELDEHKEGYLVIKLPLPPGALLGVWNDYERFEKSYLSQYKGYYFSGDGAIKDEDGYIFITGRVDDVINVAGHRLSTSEMEEIVSSHPDVAECAVVGIDDDLRGQAPFATVVLKNGSEISEENVEKEIILKVREKIGAVAFLKSVMVVKRLPKTRSGKTLRKLIRTIIDNKEFQIPSTIDDEKIIDEIQEKFKTYKNKK; encoded by the coding sequence ATGAACACAGATAATTTATTTAAACAAAGCATAGAAAATAAGGAGCAATTCTGGAAAGAACAAGCTCAGGAAATTTCGTGGTTTGAATTTCCCGAAACGATTATTTCGAAAGATAAAAACAACTACACACAATGGTTTAAAGACGGAAAACTCAATATGTCTTATTTGTGCATCGACAAACATATTGAAGACGGCTTTGGAGAAGAAATTGCGATTATTTATGATTCTCCCGTTACCAATCAAAAGAAAAAATATACTTTCAATCAGGCTAAAGAAGAAATATCAAAATTAGCAGGCGGTTTGGTTTCTTTAGGTTTAAAAAAAGGCGACACGGCTGTAATTTATATGCCAATGATTCCGCAGACGCTTTTTGCAATGTTGGCTTGTGCGAGAATCGGTGTGATTCACAATGTTGTTTTCGGAGGTTTTGCGCCACACGAATTGGTTGTAAGAATTGATGATTGCAAACCAAAAGCTTTAATTACTGCAACCGCAGGAGTTGAAATCGCCAAAAGAATTCCTTATCTACCTTTAGTAGAAAAAGCGATTGAATTGGCGCAGGATAAGGTAGATAATATAATTGTCTTCAATAGAAAGCTGACTGATAATAAGGACGAAATGTTCGAAGGAATTATTGATTACGAAGAATTGGTTTCAACATCAGAACCTGCAGATTGTGTTTCTGTAGAATCCAATCATCCTTTGTATTTATTATACACTTCCGGAACTACCGGAAAACCCAAGGGAATCACCAGAGATACGGGAGGTTATGCTACTGCGTTGAAATTTTCCATGAAATATATTTATGGAATTGAGCAAGGCGAAACTTTTTGGGCAGCATCCGATTTTGGTTGGGCAGTTGGTCACAGTTACACGGTTTACGCTCCTTTAATCAACCGAAATACAACGATTATTTTTGAAGGAAAACCGATTATGACTCCCGATGCAGGAACTTTTTGGAGAATCATTTCTGAGCATAAAGTTTCGGCAATGTTTACGGCTCCAACTGCAATTAGAGCGATTAAAAAAGAAGACCCGAATGGCGAATTGATTAAAAAATATGATTTAAGCCATTTCAAAAAACAGTTTTTGGCAGGTGAAAGGTGTGACGTTGCAACCTTAGACTGGTTTGCAGAACACATCGGAGTTCCCGCCATTGACCATTGGTGGCAAACAGAATCTGGTTCACCAATGTTGGGTTTAATGACTTTTAATGATGATTATAAAATTAAAAGAGCGGCTGCAGGAAACCCGATTCCAGGATATGATATTAAAATTTTTGATGAAAATGGTTACGAATTAGACGAGCACAAAGAAGGATATTTAGTCATCAAACTTCCACTTCCTCCAGGTGCTCTTTTAGGGGTTTGGAATGATTATGAACGTTTTGAAAAAAGCTATTTATCTCAATATAAAGGTTATTATTTCTCAGGAGATGGCGCCATAAAAGATGAAGACGGTTATATTTTCATCACAGGAAGAGTTGACGATGTGATTAACGTTGCAGGACACCGACTTTCAACTTCCGAAATGGAAGAAATTGTTTCGTCTCATCCCGATGTTGCCGAATGTGCCGTTGTAGGAATTGATGATGATCTGCGTGGACAAGCTCCTTTTGCAACCGTTGTTTTGAAAAACGGTTCTGAAATTTCGGAAGAAAATGTAGAAAAAGAAATTATTCTGAAAGTAAGAGAAAAGATAGGTGCTGTTGCTTTTTTAAAAAGCGTGATGGTCGTAAAAAGGCTTCCAAAAACAAGATCCGGAAAAACTTTAAGAAAACTCATCAGAACCATTATTGATAATAAAGAATTTCAGATTCCTTCGACGATTGATGATGAAAAAATTATTGATGAGATTCAAGAAAAATTCAAGACTTACAAAAACAAAAAATAA